CGATAAGGAACTTGTTCCTTATTTGCAAGAGCGTTTTAAAAGCGCATTAGAATTTGGGCATTTAAACCTTGAGATAGGTGATGTATTAGAGATTTGGAAGGGTGAGAGTTTGCGCAAACAAGCTTACTTTCTTGTGGCAAATTTACCCTATTATATTGCAACTTTACTTGTGATAAAAACCATCAAAGACCCCCTATCAACAGGCTGTGTCGTGATGACACAAAAAGAAGTTGCGCAAAAATTTTGCGCACAATGTGGAGAAAGTAACTTTAGCGCATTAAGCGTGTTAGCACAAAGTGTGGGAATGGCAACACTGCTCTTTGATGTGCCACCTACTGCCTTTGTGCCACAACCTAAGGTTATCTCATCGGTGTTTTTGCTCCAAAAAATAGCAAATCCACCTAGTTTTAAGGACTTAGAGCATTTAGAATCTTTACTTAAAGTTGCCTTTAGCGCACCTAGGAAAACAATTCTAAA
The Helicobacter winghamensis ATCC BAA-430 DNA segment above includes these coding regions:
- the rsmA gene encoding 16S rRNA (adenine(1518)-N(6)/adenine(1519)-N(6))-dimethyltransferase RsmA, coding for MCYNFRIFKDAAIKTKQILAKKHFGQNFLNNENILNAIIQSIPKIEKNIELIEIGAGLGDLTNKLLSLGNITAYEVDKELVPYLQERFKSALEFGHLNLEIGDVLEIWKGESLRKQAYFLVANLPYYIATLLVIKTIKDPLSTGCVVMTQKEVAQKFCAQCGESNFSALSVLAQSVGMATLLFDVPPTAFVPQPKVISSVFLLQKIANPPSFKDLEHLESLLKVAFSAPRKTILNNLSKAYPKQAILDALESLQIAPSKRPHEIDTQDYHRLLKIL